TTGGGGCATGCTTCTCGATATTAAACCCTTCCGGCTGCTCGTACAGCAAAAAAACATATCGGTGCGGCGCGCTGCCTGGTGGAGGCGCAGGGCCAATATAGTTCGCAACAAAAGGGGCAGACGTTGTCAAGATGGTCTCGCCCGTGACAGTGGTATCCGTCGACGGCTTAAATCCCGGATGTATCCAGTGAAGGATGGGTCCTAGGAAGCCCAGTGATGGAAATGGGGCATCGATATCCAGACTGATGACAATATAGGTGCCAGATGACACGTTGAACGAGATCTGGGGCTCTTTCTGTGCATCTAGATACATATTTCATGCATCAGTCATTGGATCATTGTTTCCTTCAGCCTACTAACCACTTCTGGGAAGGTATTGCCCAGGCGTTGTGATGCGTTGCTCGCCGAATGCCAGGCCAAGAAGCTTGGAGCTATCTTTCTCAGCAGCAGACAAGACGGCTTCGACGAATGAAATCGACGGCATTTTGATTGATTAGGCGATGAATACGGACTTGCCTATCTCAACGAAGATGCCAAGTTCATAGATGAGCCAGGTAACAGGGTTAAATATGTGAGGGGGTTATCTGCACAACCTTCCCATACAGTAGTTCGGTGTTAACGGGCTTAATGGAGGTAACAGAGTTAGGCGTCCCATCAAGTCAATTTGACGTTGCCTTCATGTGATTCCCATATTAGACaatatcattatcattgatCTTTTTGACTTGTGATGGGGTGCAGAGTAGATACATGAAGCTTTTTCTCTCAAAGCCACCAAGTCTCAACTAGAGGTGTATCCACCTATGATGTAGGTAGGTACTATATGTAACTGTATCATACAAGACAATACACCCTTGAGAATTTACTTCACCGCCTTGCCTCCGGCCGCCATTGGTTTACTGTTAGCTAAATATGTCATGGTACCATTCTTGAAGTAGATTGGGGCGTTTTAATGGTCAATGTCGTCAACTTTCTGTATCAAGACTTAGGCAGGGTATGAAAAGATGCATTCATCTTTGAGACTGCTTGCCTCTGTCTCCCGCGGCCAGCCTTCGAAACTCAGAAAGCCGGCAGTTAGTTTGGACCATGTATGTAACATCTCCATATCAAGCGTCGATGAAATAAGCTATATTAATGCGCTTGTTAGTTCATACAGAGACAGCGGGTCCTCGGTCTATGGCGCGAGATAGTCAGGGCGCTGAACAGTTAGTCTTCCCGTACTTGGAAGTCTAGATTCTAGTTGCCATGATATGTTGAGCCTTGCAAGCTGATGAATGTCTCGACATAAAGAGATTCCCAAATCGTCTACTCGGGATGAGCTGCGCAGCTATGCTCGTTCAGGATTTGAGCGGCATCGCAACGTAACAGACTTGGTGAGTATCTGCACAACGGCTCAGAAGCGCATGGCTAATTTCGTTGCTTGCTTGTATAAAGCAACATATACGATATCTCGTATCGGTACGAGGCATTGCTCCTGAGTTCTAACCTTGCCGGCTGACCAATTGGCAGACCGGGAAAGCCGAGTTCGAAACTATGAAACGGTATATCGACGAACAAATCGCGAGTTGAAACGATCTTGTCGGAGTCGATCCATGGTCGTTTCTGCTACAAGGCATCTGGTCTGGCTCAAACTTGGCTGGTGAAGGAGAGTTTCTCATACTCTTACAGGACCCTAAAATGTATATATGTACATGTTATTGTGAGGTACCACATGGTAAATGACGCATTTTCGTAATGTCAAGTTCACTTTTGCTGCATCCATAAATCTCGCACAGCAGATAGTACACCGATAGACCTCTCATCAGCAGGCTCAATAGCTGACCGAGCAGCGTCCTGCTCTGGAAGCTTTTTCGGCGCCGGCCTCTTGCCAGCCTCCTTAGCAGCAGCCTCAATGGCAGCATGACGCTCCCTCCAGTCCTTATCTTCCTTGTCTCGGATTTCCAGCTCACGCAACCAAGCATCCCTCTTCTCCTGTGCCTTCCGCTGCTCCACCATCTTCTCGAACTCCCTCCGTTGCTGGCGCTCTGTCTTGTAGTACATGCCTCCGGCAACAACAGCGACGAGTGTAAAGAATTGGGCGTAGATACGAGCACGGAACATCTTGTTCATTTCGACCGAGTCACCGGCCTTCATCGACCTGTAGGCGCGGTAAAGGGCGTAACATGTGGCGGCGCATCCTGGACGCGAAAAATCTGTATCAGCTCGGAGCTACCGAGGTTGCGTATCTCAACTCAACTCACCTAGCGGGATCAAGGGTTCCTCCTTGAGGCGTCTGCGGAATTTCTGGAGAGAAGTCTCCTCCTTGAATTGGCTGGCGGTTTATGACTGGTTAGTTATCCTGTTCCTCCGCGTCTCCATAGTTAGCGGATGAATTTGATCGATACGTACGGGTTATCCTCCATCGAGGAAGGAAGGGGTTCGTTGAGCATTTTGTCTTTGAAGTATCACAAGGTAAGTCGTCAGATCCGCCGGAAAGTTATCAAGCTTCGCGGAATTGATTCGGGTGGTGACACGCCACGACTGGGATGGAAATGAAAATGGGGGAGAGCACTCGCAAATGGCACAGGCTGTGCAAGGATGAAAAGTAAATGGAGTAATTAATGATTCAAGCAGACTGTTTCCTTCAACAGTCTCCCCTACGATTGAATTAAGGAAGGCAGATGTCGCCTCGATCTATCGAACTTATGGAAGCAACATGCCATTGCGGAGAAGTCGGAGATCTTGATGGTAAAGTTCAGTACCCGTATCGTACGTTACCATAGTCGTGTTTTTTACATTATTCACTGACAACGATTTGAAGTTATTTACACCTGAGGCACATCTGTACGCTGGCGAAAAGAAGTATCACAGCGAAGAATGGACAGGGAAGTCCTTCGTCTAGGTAGTTAACTACTGGTATAGATGTGAGCTTCTGCTCTTGTGATTGGAGATTGTCGACTTTTATCTAGGAACCACTAATGATACACAGCCCGCAGAAAGACAAGCTTAACCTACGGTTATATCTAATTCGAGAATGACGTCCATTGAAGACTAAGTCGCTTGAACGCCAGGACTTTATAGTTAGCCAGGCTTTTCGACGATCAGACTGAAATTCTTCCACAAGACGTCGCAGAAAATACCTTTACCTGCAGGGAAATTAGGGCTCAAGGTGAGGGCTGATGAGTCAACAATTCCGCTCCGATCACGGCATTCCAGAAGGGTAGGTAGCCCCCCGGGAAGGATTAATGTTTGTCGAAGGCGTGATTGTGCCACTGCCGGCGAATTTTTGAAATCTCGCCGCCGACTCCTTGGATTGCGTTCTCGTGACTCTAAATCGCAATCAGTGTCTTTGATTTGAGATATAGGCCCCCATTATGCCCGATCAATCTGCCACGAACGGTACAACAACTCCGGTCACTGCGAAGCTGAGCAACCTCGCTCTGACTGAGTACACCGCCGCTCCCACTCCCCCCTCAGAGAAGGACCAAGACACCGCGCTGGGCGTATCCCGAGACTGGGGTATCCCAAATGCATTCCTGCTCCCCAATGGCTACCCAGATGTAAGCTCCTAACCCAATGGATTTGTTTTCCCGAATATAATCAGCCAACCGTTACTTGCGACGCAGTATCTCCGCCTTATTTTGACGTCACGGGTCTACGATGTTATTCAGGAGACACCTCTCCATCACGCCATCAATCTTAGCAACCGTCTAGAATGTCGGGTGCTGCTCAAGCGGGAGGACTTGCTCCCTGTATTCAGCTTCAAGCTCCGTGGAGCTTACAACAAGATGGCGCATTTATCCCCCGAGCAGCGGTGGAAGGGAGTTATTGCATGCTCCGCAGGTCAGAGCCTTTCAATGTGGTACACCACTCGTCTCGAGGAGAGCTGACAGGTATATAGGTAACCACGCACAAGGCGTTGCATTTTCCGCCCGCAAGCTCAAGATCCCCGCGACCATCGTCATGCCCTCGGGTACCCCTGCCATCAAGCATTTGAATGTTGCGCGTCTTGGCGGCAGTGTTATCCTTCACGGAAACGACTTCGACgctgccaaggaggaagctcatCGACTGGAGAAGCAGCACGGCCTGACCAGCATTCCTCCCTTTGATGATCCGTACGTGATTGCAGGACAGGGTACCATTGGAATGGAAATTCTGCGTCAGGCAAACTTGGAGAAACTCGAAGCTGTTTTCTGTGCTGTCGGCGGAGGGGGTCTGGTTGCCGGTATCGGGGTTTATCTGAAGCGCATTGCGCCGCATGTGAAGGTCATCGGAGTTGAGGCCTACGATGCCAACGCCATGGCCCGGTCGTTGGGCGAAGGATCTCGAGTCTTCCTTCGGGAGGTTGGACTGTTTGCGGACGGAGCGGCTGTGAAGACTGTGGGAGAGGAAACATATCGTCTTGCTCGTGAGGTAATTGACGATGTCATCTTGGTTTCAACCGATGAGACCTGTGCCGCCATTAAGGATGCGTTTGAGGACACAAGATCTATTATCGAGCCCGCTGGTGCCCTGGCACTCGCAGGTCTCAAGAAGTACGTCTCCCAGAACCCTAGCCCCGACACCAACCGGGAGCTGGTCGCCATCACATCTGGCGCAAACATGGACTTCGATCGCTTGCGTTTTGTGGCTGAGCGTGCTGCTCTGGGAGAGCGAAAGGAGGCGCTGCTAAGCGTCAAAATTCCCGAGAAGCCTGGCGCTTTCGCAAACCTCGTCGAGGTGATCCTTCCTCAAGCCGTAACCGCCTTCAGTTACCGTTATGCTCGGGCCGAGTCCGCCGATGTCCTGATGGGCATCTCCTTGTCTGCGCTGACAGGTCGCGAAGACTTGGCGAAGATTATGGATCAGCTCGAAAAGGCCGGCATGCCCGCCAAGGATTTGAGCGACGACGAGCTTGCCAAGCGACACGTGCGCTTCCTGGTTGGAGGACGCTGCGACGTCAAGGATGAACGTCTCTTCATGTTTGAATTTCCAGAGCGTCCAGGAGCCTTGGCCAAGTTCCTCACGACGCTCCGGCCCAACCAGAACATCTCCCTGTTCCACTACCGCAATTATGGTGGTGATGTCGGAAAGGTACTGGCCGGCATTCAGTGTCCGAATGACGAGAAAAAGGATCTCGAGGCCTTCCTCAACGACCTCGGCTATCCGTTCAGCGAGCAAACCGACTCTCCCACCTACCAGACATTCCTACGTTGTTAAGAATAATATGTGTCATCACATCCTCCGTTATTTTTGCGTTTCTGCTAGAGGGAATACTTGACTGGGTCAAGCTGTTAATTTTTTTCTCtcaggatgaaaagaaactCTATTTTCATCGGCGTTCGGGTCGAAGCATTAGATAGATTAGAGGCTGAAGCCTGCTTTTAATGAACTGGCTTGTATATAGCAATGGATTTCAATTCTTCCCTGATGTTATACAAGTCACCGACCGCCCCAGCGCTGCCTGCATTCTTTGTCGTTACCCCTTCTCGGTTCAGTAATTCCAAGTCGTCGGCGTCTCTCGAGGTTGATCTCCACGGTTATAGATCGAGGAAGCAAGCTTGCTTTCTTTACTCCACATCGCCGGGTAGGCCCATTCTCCGTGAGCGGTTGCCTTTGAAGCGTCAAAGTCGAGATATCCGGTGTGTTTGTCGCCCTGGTCGACCTTGATGTACGCATCAACCACTCGGGCCTCCCACTGGAGGTACACATGATTCGGTTTGGGGGCCTCACCCAGCCGGGGTCCGATGGCTTGTCCCCTTGATGGTTCGCTTGCTTTGCTTTTTTTCGACTTCGACCCATAGCCATCAGACTCGTCATCAGACTCATCTTCGCAATAGGTCAACTTAGGAGGCTGTTCTTCTCGGAGACGGTGCAGTGAATCATGGGACAGCGCTCGCAGCATGGTTCCTTCAATGAGAACCGGTTTGAACGCGGCCACTACTCCGTTTGGAGTCGAAGACGTTTGTGACCTTAATCAAGTTGCACTCGATAAAAGACGAGAGGTTTATGATTCTGCTAATGCCAAGGGTGATGTTCTCTCTGGTCTGCAGGGCGCCGAGACTGTCTGTGGTATTACCACTTCTCAGAGCACCAATGAGACCCTGGAAGATTCCAAGGGCATGAAGATCAGGAGCTACAAGGAACCCCTGGGAGTTGTCGCTGCCGTCTTCCCTTTCAGTGTGTTACCCGATATGCATTCTTCTATGGTCGGCACTGATGAGCGTAGATCTCCGCCATGAATCTTCTCTGATGTAGTCCTATTGCTACCATCACGACAACACTGTGATGAAACCCTCGAGCGTGTCCCGGCGCAACCATGATACTCGCCGAgttggccaaggaagccgGCTTTCCTCCCGGCGTTATTAGTATCATCCACGGATATTCCAAGGCCGTCAACCTCATCCTGGATAGCCCCTCACGAGCTCACGGCCATGATCAGCTTTCTTGGAGGTTATCGTGCTGGAGAGTACGTCTACACTCATGGGTGCGCCACTGGCAAGCGTGTACAGGCCAACCTTGGTGTCATGAAC
The Aspergillus fumigatus Af293 chromosome 4, whole genome shotgun sequence DNA segment above includes these coding regions:
- a CDS encoding YbhB/YbcL family Raf kinase inhibitor-like protein, whose amino-acid sequence is MPSISFVEAVLSAAEKDSSKLLGLAFGEQRITTPGQYLPRSDAQKEPQISFNVSSGTYIVISLDIDAPFPSLGFLGPILHWIHPGFKPSTDTTVTGETILTTSAPFVANYIGPAPPPGSAPHRYVFLLYEQPEGFNIEKHAPKNGKPVGNWQRIRYDLGAFAKEVNLGPVLAANYFRSN
- a CDS encoding threonine dehydratase, biosynthetic — its product is MPDQSATNGTTTPVTAKLSNLALTEYTAAPTPPSEKDQDTALGVSRDWGIPNAFLLPNGYPDYLRLILTSRVYDVIQETPLHHAINLSNRLECRVLLKREDLLPVFSFKLRGAYNKMAHLSPEQRWKGVIACSAGNHAQGVAFSARKLKIPATIVMPSGTPAIKHLNVARLGGSVILHGNDFDAAKEEAHRLEKQHGLTSIPPFDDPYVIAGQGTIGMEILRQANLEKLEAVFCAVGGGGLVAGIGVYLKRIAPHVKVIGVEAYDANAMARSLGEGSRVFLREVGLFADGAAVKTVGEETYRLAREVIDDVILVSTDETCAAIKDAFEDTRSIIEPAGALALAGLKKYVSQNPSPDTNRELVAITSGANMDFDRLRFVAERAALGERKEALLSVKIPEKPGAFANLVEVILPQAVTAFSYRYARAESADVLMGISLSALTGREDLAKIMDQLEKAGMPAKDLSDDELAKRHVRFLVGGRCDVKDERLFMFEFPERPGALAKFLTTLRPNQNISLFHYRNYGGDVGKVLAGIQCPNDEKKDLEAFLNDLGYPFSEQTDSPTYQTFLRC
- the rcf1 gene encoding respiratory supercomplex assembly factor RCF1, which gives rise to MLNEPLPSSMEDNPQFKEETSLQKFRRRLKEEPLIPLGCAATCYALYRAYRSMKAGDSVEMNKMFRARIYAQFFTLVAVVAGGMYYKTERQQRREFEKMVEQRKAQEKRDAWLRELEIRDKEDKDWRERHAAIEAAAKEAGKRPAPKKLPEQDAARSAIEPADERSIGVLSAVRDLWMQQK